From Sphingopyxis sp. USTB-05, the proteins below share one genomic window:
- the pdxA gene encoding 4-hydroxythreonine-4-phosphate dehydrogenase PdxA yields the protein MTVQNNRQPIAVTMGDPAGVGPEVAARAWAARREHDLPPFVAIGDIAAIEAVWDGPVARVGDMDEVVRAFGDALPVWHLEESGPLTPGQPTPAGATCALHALETGIGLTRNQASSALVTGSVSKYALHGIGYTHPGQTEFIAERCGVTATNAVMMLAGPSLRVVPLTVHIPLADVPDRLTSELIVAKARIVARGLRRDFGIETPRLALAGLNPHAGESGQLGSEEERIMAPAVAQLAEEGIFVDGPLAADALFAPGIRDQYDALLCGYHDQALAPFKALHFHDGVNLTLGLPIIRTSPDHGTAFDIAGTGQADPGPTIAAIAMAARMAAARERSCAPAK from the coding sequence ATGACGGTTCAAAATAATCGGCAGCCGATCGCGGTCACCATGGGTGACCCGGCCGGCGTCGGCCCCGAAGTCGCCGCCCGTGCGTGGGCCGCGCGCCGCGAACATGATCTGCCGCCTTTCGTTGCGATCGGCGATATCGCTGCGATCGAGGCCGTCTGGGACGGGCCGGTCGCACGCGTTGGCGACATGGACGAGGTCGTTCGCGCCTTTGGCGACGCGTTGCCCGTTTGGCACCTGGAGGAAAGCGGCCCACTGACCCCCGGCCAGCCCACTCCGGCGGGCGCGACCTGTGCGCTTCACGCGCTCGAAACTGGTATCGGACTCACCCGCAATCAGGCGAGTTCGGCGCTCGTTACCGGGTCGGTGTCGAAATATGCGCTGCACGGCATCGGTTATACCCATCCTGGGCAAACCGAGTTCATCGCCGAACGCTGCGGCGTCACCGCGACCAATGCGGTGATGATGCTCGCTGGCCCAAGCCTTCGCGTTGTGCCGTTGACCGTTCATATCCCGCTTGCCGACGTCCCCGATCGGCTGACGAGCGAATTGATCGTTGCCAAGGCGCGGATCGTCGCGCGGGGTCTGCGTCGCGATTTCGGGATCGAGACACCGCGCCTCGCGCTCGCAGGGCTCAATCCTCACGCCGGCGAAAGCGGGCAATTGGGCAGCGAAGAAGAGCGCATCATGGCACCCGCGGTTGCCCAGTTGGCCGAGGAAGGCATTTTCGTCGACGGCCCGTTAGCGGCCGACGCGCTCTTCGCGCCCGGCATCCGCGACCAATATGATGCGCTGCTGTGCGGCTATCACGATCAGGCGCTGGCACCGTTCAAGGCGCTGCATTTCCACGACGGCGTCAATCTCACGCTCGGGCTGCCGATCATCCGCACCTCGCCCGACCATGGTACTGCGTTCGATATCGCGGGCACCGGCCAGGCCGATCCCGGTCCGACGATTGCCGCGATCGCGATGGCCGCGCGCATGGCTGCGGCGCGCGAACGTAGCTGCGCGCCAGCGAAGTGA
- a CDS encoding DUF2062 domain-containing protein, whose protein sequence is MNWIRRNSPTREELLASRFVKPFAHRVAHSHLWRFTRTSVPRGTALGLFVGIFFLIPGVQILGVALLALPVRANIPIGAAMTFLSNPVTTPFIILASVWLGDWLFGLHANSATFSAMIEHGASAGEWVRWVFSDAAPAMLAGLFVISLVSAVVGYILASIFWDNWIRLRWRRKLARARDQRHEASTSDTAAG, encoded by the coding sequence ATGAACTGGATCCGCCGTAACTCGCCGACGCGCGAGGAATTGCTCGCGAGCCGTTTCGTCAAGCCGTTCGCACACCGGGTCGCGCACAGCCATTTGTGGCGTTTCACCCGTACTTCGGTACCGCGCGGCACCGCACTTGGGCTGTTCGTTGGCATATTTTTCCTGATCCCCGGGGTGCAGATCCTTGGCGTGGCGCTGCTCGCGCTGCCGGTCCGGGCGAATATTCCGATCGGCGCCGCGATGACTTTCCTGTCGAACCCGGTGACGACGCCCTTCATCATCCTCGCGTCGGTGTGGCTCGGCGACTGGCTGTTCGGCCTTCACGCCAATAGCGCGACCTTCTCGGCGATGATCGAACATGGCGCTTCGGCGGGGGAATGGGTTCGCTGGGTCTTTTCCGACGCGGCGCCCGCAATGCTGGCGGGGCTGTTCGTTATTTCGCTCGTTTCCGCGGTCGTTGGTTACATCCTTGCCTCGATTTTCTGGGACAATTGGATCCGGTTGCGCTGGCGTCGGAAACTCGCGCGCGCACGCGACCAACGACATGAGGCATCGACCAGCGACACGGCCGCCGGTTGA
- the dapA gene encoding 4-hydroxy-tetrahydrodipicolinate synthase, with product MFSGSIPALVTPFRDGAFDAPTFARLVDWQIKEGTSALVPCGTTGESPTLGFDEHYQVIDTCIEAAAGRVPVIAGCGSNDTATAIRHMRHAQAAGATAALIVAPYYNRPSQAGMIAHFQALADASDLPIVVYNVPGRTVADISAETLCKLAEMPSIVAIKDASGDLARVTAHRAGAGKDFCQLSGNDDLWLAHAVMGGAGCISVTANVAPRLCADFAAACAADDWARARTLHERLFDLHNAMFSDTSPGPVKYALSRVHDWFSPEVRLPIIPANDASRAAVDAALSAAGVI from the coding sequence ATGTTTTCGGGTTCGATTCCCGCTTTGGTGACGCCATTTCGCGACGGGGCGTTCGATGCCCCGACCTTCGCGCGCCTTGTCGATTGGCAGATCAAAGAAGGCACCAGCGCGCTGGTTCCGTGCGGAACGACCGGCGAAAGCCCGACGCTTGGCTTCGACGAACATTATCAGGTGATCGATACCTGCATCGAGGCCGCGGCCGGTCGCGTACCCGTGATCGCGGGCTGTGGGTCGAACGACACCGCGACGGCGATCCGCCACATGCGTCACGCACAGGCGGCCGGCGCGACCGCGGCGCTGATCGTCGCCCCCTATTACAACCGGCCGAGCCAGGCCGGAATGATCGCGCATTTTCAGGCGTTGGCAGATGCCAGCGACCTGCCGATCGTCGTCTATAATGTTCCCGGCCGCACCGTCGCGGACATCAGCGCCGAGACCCTGTGCAAGCTTGCCGAAATGCCGAGCATTGTCGCGATCAAGGATGCGAGCGGCGACCTGGCCCGCGTGACCGCGCACCGCGCGGGCGCCGGTAAGGACTTCTGCCAGCTTTCGGGCAATGATGACCTTTGGCTGGCTCATGCCGTCATGGGCGGCGCAGGCTGTATCTCGGTCACCGCCAATGTCGCGCCGCGCCTCTGCGCCGATTTCGCCGCGGCCTGTGCCGCGGACGACTGGGCGCGCGCGCGGACGCTGCACGAGCGCTTGTTCGATTTGCATAATGCGATGTTCTCCGACACCTCGCCGGGACCGGTCAAATATGCATTGTCGCGTGTCCATGACTGGTTTTCGCCCGAAGTGCGCCTACCTATTATCCCGGCGAACGATGCGTCGCGCGCCGCCGTCGATGCCGCACTGTCCGCGGCTGGAGTAATCTAG
- a CDS encoding M13 family metallopeptidase produces the protein MTLHISSRLMATAALGALMLAAVPAVAQEKPVTTPATTAAKPEIGDFGFDLSGMDKSVQPGDDFYTYANGTWAKNTNIPDDKSNYGMFTALNDLSQTRTREILDAAKGDPSSMIGRAYASYLDSATVEAKGLAPIQPWLNKIRAVEKPGLAALLAEADRSGVQHFFGGYVGQDDKNPDVYAYIIFQGGIGMPDRDFYLKENERNTSLQAAYLKHLENVLTLAGETNAAARAKAVYDFEKQVATIHWDKNDSSDATKAYNKMTIAELAKAAPGFDWSTFIRGIGVKEDTLIVSQPSAFTGEAKLLADAPIAVIRDLLIVRSLDSFSGALPDAVAKEAFSFYSTALSGTPQMEERWKRAVDFTTGNLGDAVGKDYVAKYFPPETKAAMDTLVKNVLGAMGRRIDGLTWMQPATKVKARKKLANFTTKIGYPDQWKDYSKLEIRADDLFGNALRSNQFAHDDNIGHLGGPIRRWEWFMTPMTINAYANFGMNEIVFPAAILQPPFFDPHADAAVNYGGIGAVIGHEVSHHFDDQGAKYDETGKLADWWTPEDVKAFEAAGQALIAQYNAYEILPGEHIDGKFTLGENIGDLAGLTVAYDAYKASLGGKEAPVIDGLTGDQRFFLGWAQVWRRNYREQNLSQRITTDPHSPSIQRTWVSRNLDPWYKAYQIKQGQKLYLAPKDRVRIW, from the coding sequence ATGACTCTGCATATTTCTTCGCGCCTGATGGCGACCGCTGCGCTTGGCGCGCTGATGCTCGCCGCTGTTCCGGCTGTCGCTCAGGAAAAGCCCGTCACCACGCCCGCGACCACCGCCGCCAAGCCTGAAATCGGCGATTTCGGCTTCGACCTTTCGGGCATGGACAAGAGCGTCCAGCCGGGCGACGATTTCTACACCTACGCCAACGGCACCTGGGCAAAGAATACGAATATTCCCGACGACAAGTCGAACTATGGGATGTTCACAGCCCTCAACGACCTGTCGCAGACGCGCACGCGCGAGATCCTCGATGCCGCCAAGGGCGACCCTAGCAGCATGATCGGCCGCGCCTATGCGTCCTACCTCGATTCGGCGACGGTCGAAGCCAAGGGCCTCGCGCCGATCCAGCCGTGGCTGAACAAGATTCGCGCCGTCGAAAAGCCGGGTCTCGCGGCGCTGCTCGCCGAAGCCGACCGCAGCGGGGTCCAGCATTTCTTCGGCGGTTATGTCGGGCAGGACGACAAGAATCCGGACGTCTATGCCTATATCATCTTTCAGGGCGGCATCGGCATGCCCGACCGCGACTTCTATCTGAAGGAAAACGAGCGCAACACGTCGCTGCAAGCGGCCTACCTCAAGCATCTCGAAAATGTCCTGACGCTTGCGGGCGAAACCAATGCCGCGGCACGCGCCAAGGCGGTCTATGATTTCGAAAAGCAGGTCGCGACGATCCATTGGGACAAGAACGACAGCAGCGATGCGACCAAAGCCTATAACAAGATGACGATCGCAGAACTTGCCAAGGCCGCGCCCGGTTTCGACTGGTCGACCTTCATTCGCGGTATCGGGGTCAAGGAAGACACGCTGATCGTGTCGCAGCCGAGCGCGTTCACGGGTGAGGCCAAGCTGCTCGCCGACGCGCCGATCGCGGTGATCCGGGATTTGCTGATCGTGCGCAGCCTCGACAGCTTCTCGGGCGCTCTGCCGGACGCCGTCGCGAAGGAAGCCTTCTCCTTCTACAGCACGGCGCTTTCAGGTACGCCGCAGATGGAAGAACGCTGGAAGCGCGCAGTCGATTTTACGACGGGCAATCTCGGCGACGCTGTCGGCAAGGATTATGTCGCGAAATATTTCCCGCCTGAAACCAAGGCGGCGATGGACACGCTGGTGAAGAATGTCCTTGGCGCGATGGGCCGCCGCATCGACGGGCTGACGTGGATGCAGCCGGCGACGAAGGTCAAGGCACGAAAGAAGCTTGCCAATTTCACTACCAAGATCGGCTATCCCGATCAGTGGAAGGATTATAGCAAGCTGGAAATCCGCGCCGACGACCTGTTCGGCAACGCGCTGCGGTCGAACCAGTTCGCCCATGACGACAATATCGGCCATCTCGGCGGGCCGATCCGCCGCTGGGAATGGTTCATGACGCCGATGACGATCAACGCCTATGCCAATTTCGGCATGAACGAGATCGTTTTCCCCGCCGCGATCCTGCAGCCGCCCTTCTTCGATCCGCACGCCGACGCGGCGGTGAACTATGGGGGCATCGGCGCCGTCATCGGTCACGAAGTCAGCCATCATTTCGACGATCAAGGCGCGAAATATGACGAGACGGGCAAGCTTGCCGACTGGTGGACGCCGGAAGATGTGAAGGCATTCGAGGCCGCGGGTCAGGCCCTTATCGCGCAGTATAACGCTTACGAGATTCTGCCCGGCGAACATATCGACGGCAAATTCACGCTGGGCGAGAATATCGGCGACCTTGCCGGCCTGACCGTCGCTTATGACGCCTACAAGGCGTCGCTCGGCGGCAAGGAAGCTCCGGTGATCGACGGTCTTACCGGCGACCAGCGCTTCTTCCTCGGCTGGGCACAGGTGTGGCGGCGCAACTATCGCGAGCAGAATCTGTCGCAGCGCATCACGACCGATCCGCATTCGCCCTCGATCCAGCGGACTTGGGTCTCGCGCAATCTTGACCCTTGGTATAAGGCCTATCAGATCAAGCAGGGTCAGAAGCTCTATCTGGCACCGAAGGACCGCGTTCGCATCTGGTGA
- a CDS encoding peptidylprolyl isomerase yields MTKFSTMTGLIALAAVGVTPVLAQTVADSEVPTTSLNIPGNVQLYGDAKPNVYRPSASVNGEIITATDIEQRMALIRIANNNVELPPEEIQRLRTQVFSNLIDEKLQIQEAKAAEISIDENVVDGQFARLATRFKQTPEQFSNYLVSKGSSAAAVKQQIRGEIAWDRLLSRNIQSTTNVSPEEVKIVADQLINSKGQDEFHLGEIYLSTTPETAAAVSENAKKIIQALQAGGSFAAYARQFSEASTAVVGGDLGWVKAGQLPGSMGEAATQMQPGQLVGPIEVPGGISIMLMIDRRQVLTADPRDAILSLKQISLDFPAGTTQAKATELAGQFAEKTRSIAGCGAADAVAQSLGASVVSRDNIEMRALPGPLQATLASLQIGQTTQPFGAANEGVSVLVLCGRDMPQTATAPNLEQIEQKLLDDKVNKRAQRYLRDLRRDAVIEYS; encoded by the coding sequence ATGACCAAATTTTCGACCATGACCGGCCTGATCGCACTGGCCGCCGTCGGCGTGACGCCCGTGCTGGCGCAGACCGTCGCCGACAGCGAAGTGCCGACCACCAGCCTCAACATTCCCGGCAATGTACAGCTTTACGGGGATGCCAAGCCGAACGTCTATCGCCCGTCCGCTTCGGTGAACGGAGAGATTATTACCGCGACGGACATCGAACAGCGGATGGCGCTGATCCGTATCGCGAACAATAATGTCGAGCTGCCGCCCGAGGAAATCCAGCGGCTGCGTACGCAGGTGTTCAGCAACCTGATCGACGAGAAATTGCAGATCCAGGAAGCAAAGGCTGCCGAGATTTCGATCGACGAAAATGTCGTCGACGGCCAGTTCGCGCGCCTCGCGACGCGTTTCAAGCAGACGCCTGAACAATTTTCGAACTATCTCGTGTCGAAGGGGTCTTCGGCGGCGGCGGTGAAACAGCAGATTCGCGGCGAAATCGCGTGGGATCGCCTGCTCTCGCGCAATATTCAGTCGACGACGAATGTCTCGCCCGAAGAGGTCAAGATCGTCGCTGACCAGCTCATAAATTCCAAGGGCCAGGACGAGTTCCACCTTGGTGAAATCTATCTGTCGACGACACCCGAAACCGCCGCAGCGGTGTCCGAAAATGCCAAGAAGATCATTCAGGCGTTGCAGGCTGGCGGCAGCTTTGCCGCCTATGCGCGCCAGTTCTCCGAAGCATCGACTGCTGTCGTCGGCGGCGACCTCGGCTGGGTGAAGGCCGGGCAGTTGCCGGGTTCGATGGGCGAAGCCGCAACGCAAATGCAGCCGGGCCAGCTCGTCGGGCCGATCGAAGTGCCGGGCGGCATTTCGATCATGTTGATGATCGATCGCCGTCAGGTCCTGACCGCCGATCCACGCGACGCGATCCTCAGCCTCAAACAGATTTCACTCGATTTCCCGGCGGGTACGACGCAGGCGAAGGCGACGGAACTTGCAGGTCAGTTCGCCGAAAAGACCCGTAGCATTGCGGGTTGCGGTGCCGCCGATGCGGTGGCCCAGAGCCTCGGCGCCTCGGTGGTCTCGCGCGACAATATCGAAATGCGCGCGCTGCCCGGCCCGCTGCAGGCCACATTGGCGAGCCTGCAAATCGGTCAGACGACGCAGCCCTTCGGCGCAGCGAACGAAGGGGTCAGCGTCCTTGTACTGTGCGGTCGCGACATGCCGCAGACCGCGACCGCGCCGAATCTCGAGCAGATCGAGCAGAAATTGCTCGACGACAAGGTCAACAAGCGGGCCCAGCGCTATCTGCGCGACCTGCGCCGGGATGCCGTGATCGAATATAGCTGA
- the greB gene encoding transcription elongation factor GreB, which translates to MAGEKTNIISPAGYAALRAEYNALLGDERPKLVEVISWAAGNGDRSENGDYIYGRKRLREIDRRLGFLARRMKVARVVDPAEQPDKSRIWFGATVELADDDDARRIVTLVGDDEAEAGEGRIGWNSPLARALRGAAVGDLRTVQLPAGPKEWEVMAVSYPAT; encoded by the coding sequence ATGGCGGGGGAAAAGACGAACATCATCAGCCCGGCAGGCTATGCCGCGCTGCGCGCCGAATATAACGCGCTGCTGGGCGACGAGCGCCCGAAACTGGTCGAGGTGATCAGTTGGGCCGCGGGCAACGGCGACCGTAGCGAGAATGGCGACTATATCTACGGCCGCAAAAGGCTGCGCGAGATCGACCGCCGGCTGGGCTTCCTCGCCCGGCGGATGAAGGTCGCCCGCGTCGTCGATCCTGCCGAACAGCCCGACAAGAGCCGCATCTGGTTCGGCGCCACGGTCGAACTCGCCGACGATGACGACGCACGGCGCATCGTCACTCTGGTCGGCGACGACGAGGCCGAGGCAGGCGAAGGCCGGATCGGCTGGAACAGCCCCCTCGCCCGCGCGTTGCGCGGCGCCGCGGTCGGCGATTTGCGCACCGTGCAACTCCCTGCCGGGCCCAAGGAATGGGAAGTAATGGCGGTCAGCTATCCCGCGACCTGA
- a CDS encoding lytic transglycosylase domain-containing protein yields the protein MAGMISLTRISRLALAAALLLPTAVHASELTPEQMAWYRAQMGLAAQSGSPPSTNSVGDAVLEWRRLTANSGASFDQLSRFLMANKGWPDGDTMRKRAEKAISLDSYDPQRTLAYFQAYPPQTASGQLRYALALNATGRREDAAAAVRRAWTSGPLDDYETSRALSMFPGAITPADHDARMDRLLWSGATAAASRQLAFTSPDKRAVFAARLAMRNASVDAAFQASAAESANPSLTRTDAGYITDKATWLRKAGRVGEARALLAAPRSLAKAPTDPEEWLETLLTNARQASDGGDKSTAYNIARQLDDAFPAGTVIRETPLGVRDDYTSLAWLAGQLAYRDLRRPAEAVRLYRAYGEAARSAQTRTKGFYWAGRAALAAGDSGTANAHFADAAQHYDQFYGQLALERLNRPQPKPTPDPTIQVSNDDRREFEDDRLVRAARALGEIGAWREQSLFLRALAQKATSPADHVLAGRLASQIGRPDLGVMIGRSAQANSLDAVEVSGFPTVRVPAGHESNWTFIHAITRQESQFDRQAVSHAGARGMMQLMPGTAREVAGKLGMSYDAGSLTTDTNYNMMLGSTYFQQMLRYFGGSYPLAVAAYNAGPGNVNKWLRANGDPRGGGIEMVDWIEAIPIFETRNYVQRVLENAVVYDTLRDGSGSRQQAPLSFYLGKRTPG from the coding sequence ATGGCCGGTATGATTTCGCTGACCCGTATCTCCCGCCTCGCGCTCGCCGCGGCCCTCCTTCTCCCCACGGCTGTTCACGCCAGCGAACTCACCCCCGAACAAATGGCATGGTATCGCGCCCAGATGGGCCTCGCCGCCCAGTCGGGATCGCCGCCGTCGACCAATTCGGTGGGCGACGCGGTGCTCGAGTGGCGGCGGTTGACCGCAAATAGCGGCGCCTCTTTCGACCAGCTTTCGCGTTTCCTGATGGCGAACAAGGGCTGGCCCGACGGCGACACCATGCGCAAGCGCGCCGAAAAGGCGATCTCGCTCGACAGCTATGACCCCCAACGCACCCTCGCCTATTTCCAGGCCTACCCGCCACAGACCGCAAGCGGGCAGCTCCGCTATGCGCTCGCGCTCAATGCCACGGGCCGCCGCGAGGATGCCGCCGCCGCCGTGCGCCGCGCGTGGACGAGCGGCCCGCTCGACGATTATGAAACAAGCCGTGCGCTCAGCATGTTTCCTGGCGCTATCACGCCGGCCGACCATGATGCGCGGATGGACCGCCTGCTCTGGTCGGGCGCAACCGCGGCGGCGAGCCGCCAGCTCGCCTTCACCTCGCCCGACAAGCGCGCGGTGTTCGCGGCGCGCCTCGCGATGCGCAATGCGTCGGTCGACGCGGCTTTCCAGGCCTCGGCCGCCGAAAGCGCCAATCCGTCGCTGACCCGTACCGACGCCGGCTATATCACCGACAAGGCGACCTGGCTGCGCAAGGCCGGGCGCGTCGGCGAGGCTCGCGCGCTGCTTGCGGCGCCGCGATCGCTGGCAAAGGCGCCGACCGATCCCGAAGAATGGCTCGAAACCCTGCTCACCAACGCGCGGCAGGCTAGCGATGGCGGCGACAAGTCGACCGCCTATAATATCGCGCGCCAGCTCGACGACGCCTTCCCGGCCGGGACGGTCATCCGCGAGACACCGCTTGGCGTGCGCGACGATTATACCTCGCTCGCCTGGCTCGCCGGGCAGCTCGCCTATCGCGACCTGCGCCGTCCCGCCGAAGCGGTGCGGCTGTACCGCGCCTATGGCGAAGCCGCCCGCTCGGCGCAGACGCGCACCAAAGGCTTTTATTGGGCCGGCCGCGCCGCGCTTGCCGCCGGAGATTCGGGTACCGCGAACGCGCATTTCGCCGACGCCGCTCAACATTACGACCAATTCTACGGCCAGTTGGCGCTCGAGCGGCTGAACCGTCCGCAGCCGAAGCCGACACCGGACCCGACCATCCAGGTCAGCAACGACGACCGCCGCGAGTTCGAGGACGACCGGCTGGTACGCGCCGCACGGGCGCTCGGCGAAATCGGTGCATGGCGCGAACAGTCGCTGTTCCTGCGCGCGCTCGCGCAAAAGGCCACCTCGCCGGCCGACCATGTCCTCGCAGGCAGGCTCGCGTCGCAAATCGGGCGCCCCGACCTTGGCGTGATGATCGGCCGCAGCGCGCAGGCGAACAGCCTCGACGCGGTCGAGGTATCGGGCTTCCCGACCGTGCGCGTCCCTGCGGGTCATGAAAGCAACTGGACCTTCATCCATGCGATCACGCGGCAGGAAAGCCAGTTCGATCGGCAGGCGGTGAGCCACGCCGGCGCGCGCGGGATGATGCAGTTGATGCCCGGCACCGCACGCGAAGTCGCGGGCAAGCTCGGCATGAGCTACGACGCTGGCTCGCTGACCACCGACACCAATTACAACATGATGCTGGGCTCGACCTACTTCCAGCAGATGCTCCGTTATTTCGGCGGCAGCTATCCGCTCGCGGTCGCGGCGTACAACGCCGGTCCCGGCAATGTTAACAAATGGCTGCGCGCCAACGGCGATCCGCGCGGTGGCGGGATCGAGATGGTCGACTGGATCGAGGCGATCCCGATTTTCGAAACGCGCAACTATGTCCAGCGCGTGCTCGAAAATGCCGTTGTCTACGACACGCTGCGCGACGGCAGCGGATCGCGGCAGCAGGCGCCGCTGAGCTTCTATCTCGGCAAACGGACGCCCGGATAA
- the smpB gene encoding SsrA-binding protein SmpB: protein MARPQSAAEFDKKKIVAENRRARFDFAIDEVFEAGIALQGTEVKSLRFGEGTIAESYAEVKGHEVWLVNSNIPEFSHGNRHNHEPKRPRKLLLSGREINKMHAAVARQGMTLVPLSIYFNSRGRAKVELAIAKGKKAHDKRESIKERDWKRDKQRLMKERG from the coding sequence ATGGCCCGTCCGCAGTCCGCCGCCGAATTCGACAAGAAGAAGATCGTTGCCGAGAACCGGCGCGCGCGGTTCGACTTTGCCATCGACGAGGTGTTCGAGGCTGGGATTGCGTTGCAAGGAACCGAGGTCAAGTCGCTGCGCTTTGGTGAAGGGACGATTGCGGAGAGTTACGCCGAGGTAAAGGGGCACGAGGTGTGGCTGGTGAACAGCAATATTCCCGAGTTCAGCCATGGCAACCGGCACAATCATGAACCCAAGCGGCCGCGCAAACTATTGCTCAGCGGCCGCGAGATCAACAAGATGCACGCTGCGGTCGCGCGGCAGGGGATGACGCTCGTTCCGCTGTCGATCTATTTCAACAGCCGCGGCCGCGCCAAGGTCGAACTGGCGATCGCCAAGGGCAAGAAGGCGCACGACAAGCGGGAGTCGATCAAGGAACGCGATTGGAAGCGCGACAAGCAAAGATTGATGAAGGAACGCGGATGA
- a CDS encoding tetratricopeptide repeat protein: MKRWENAMRVGFLALTAGVILASLPTVSDAQRADNDILPRSIALQHEGQKAQEAGELDQAIDLYESALAADPRNRSAIIALAQVARAQGLPGKAIGLYREALVLEPNDIVALTGQGEALADKGALELAREKLAEAQRVCGDKCPQVAALEKAIASSASKRVVAAEVLVPKPVVATVGTTSNKN; the protein is encoded by the coding sequence ATGAAGCGATGGGAGAATGCGATGCGCGTCGGCTTTTTGGCTCTAACTGCGGGTGTGATCCTCGCCAGCCTGCCCACGGTATCCGATGCGCAACGCGCCGATAACGACATTTTGCCGCGCTCGATCGCACTTCAGCACGAAGGGCAAAAGGCGCAGGAAGCCGGCGAACTCGATCAGGCGATCGACCTTTATGAATCGGCGCTCGCGGCCGACCCGCGCAACCGCTCGGCGATCATTGCGCTGGCGCAGGTCGCCCGCGCTCAGGGCCTGCCGGGCAAGGCGATCGGCCTCTATCGCGAAGCGCTCGTGCTTGAGCCCAACGACATCGTCGCGCTGACGGGGCAGGGCGAAGCGCTTGCCGACAAGGGTGCGCTCGAACTCGCGCGCGAAAAGCTGGCCGAGGCGCAGCGCGTGTGCGGCGACAAATGCCCGCAGGTCGCGGCGCTCGAAAAGGCGATCGCATCGAGTGCATCGAAGCGCGTCGTCGCCGCCGAAGTGCTGGTGCCGAAGCCGGTGGTCGCCACGGTCGGGACGACCAGCAACAAAAATTGA
- the rsmA gene encoding 16S rRNA (adenine(1518)-N(6)/adenine(1519)-N(6))-dimethyltransferase RsmA, producing the protein MSIQPQTPLPPLRETVRTHGLQASKALGQNFLFDEQLLDRIAAIPGDLDGATVFEVGPGPGGLTRALLRAGAKVIAVERDDRCLPLLAELGEAFPGQLTVIADDAMAVDVDALTGGAPYHIVANLPYNVGTALFTRWLEPAEWPPRWLSLTLMFQLEVAERIVAPVGTDAYGRLAVLAQWRSTAKIAMKVHRSAFTPPPKVMSAIVYVTPAVQPEGIVPKLLSRLTEKGFGQRRKMLRQSLKGVEGAVSAAEALGIEPTRRAETVSVAEWVALARALGS; encoded by the coding sequence GTGAGCATCCAGCCGCAGACGCCGCTGCCCCCGCTGCGCGAGACCGTACGCACGCACGGGCTGCAGGCGAGCAAGGCGCTGGGGCAGAATTTCCTGTTCGACGAACAATTGCTCGACCGGATCGCGGCTATCCCCGGCGACCTCGATGGCGCCACGGTGTTCGAGGTGGGTCCGGGGCCCGGCGGGCTGACGCGCGCGCTGCTGCGCGCGGGGGCGAAGGTGATCGCGGTCGAACGCGACGACCGCTGCCTGCCGTTGCTTGCCGAACTCGGTGAAGCCTTTCCGGGCCAGCTTACGGTTATCGCCGACGATGCGATGGCGGTCGATGTCGACGCGCTGACCGGCGGCGCGCCTTATCATATCGTCGCCAACCTGCCCTATAATGTCGGCACCGCGCTGTTCACGCGCTGGCTGGAGCCTGCCGAGTGGCCGCCGCGCTGGCTGTCGCTGACGCTGATGTTCCAGCTCGAAGTCGCCGAGCGCATCGTCGCACCGGTCGGGACCGACGCCTATGGTCGGCTTGCAGTGCTCGCGCAGTGGCGTTCGACCGCGAAGATCGCAATGAAGGTGCATCGATCGGCCTTCACCCCGCCGCCCAAGGTCATGTCGGCGATCGTGTACGTAACGCCGGCCGTGCAACCGGAGGGCATCGTCCCCAAGCTGCTGTCGCGGCTGACCGAAAAGGGATTTGGCCAGCGCCGCAAGATGCTCCGACAGAGCCTGAAAGGTGTAGAGGGCGCAGTGTCGGCCGCCGAAGCGCTGGGGATCGAACCGACGCGGCGCGCTGAGACGGTCAGCGTCGCCGAATGGGTGGCACTGGCGCGCGCACTGGGTAGCTGA